In Marmota flaviventris isolate mMarFla1 chromosome 17, mMarFla1.hap1, whole genome shotgun sequence, a single genomic region encodes these proteins:
- the LOC139702292 gene encoding olfactory receptor 8K3-like — MGKPSLTAMHEFILKGITSCPELQAPLFGLFLIIYMSTLVGNLGMIILTKVDQRLQTPMYFFLRHLALSDLGYSTAVGPKMLVNFVVDQNTISYYLCATQLAFFCVFITSELYILSVMAYDRYVAICNSLLYMVIMSQSICQFLVAVPYLYGIFLSLLVTTKIFTLPFCDYNVISHFYCDSLPLISLLCSNIHEIEVIILILAAFNLLSSLLIVLMSYLLILITILRMKSAEGRRMAFSTCGSHLMALIVFYGTLLYMYVQPKSSHSFDTDKMASIFYTLAIPMLNPLIYSLRNKD, encoded by the exons atggGAAAACCCAGCCTCACAGCTATGCATGAGTTCATTCTGAAGGGCATCACTTCATGCCCTGAGCTGCAGGCTCCACTGTTTGGGCTGTTCCTCATCATCTACATGAGCACACTGGTGGGCAACTTGGGCATGATCATCCTCACCAAGGTGGACCAGAGGCTACAAAcacccatgtactttttcctgaGACACCTGGCTCTCAGTGACCTTGGTTATTCTACAGCTGTGGGCCCCAAAATGTTGGTGAATTTTGTGGTGGATCAAAATacaatttcttattatttatgtGCTACCCAGCTAGCTTTCTTTTGTGTGTTCATTACTTCTGaactttatattttgtctgtgatggcctatgaccgctatgtggccatctgtaactCTCTCCTCTACATGGTCATCATGTCACAGAGCATATGTCAGTTCTTGGTGGCAGTCCCCTATTTGTATGGGATCTTTTTGTCTCTTCTAGTCACCACAAAGATTTTTACTTTACCCTTCTGTGACTACAATGTCATCAGTCATTTCTACTGTGATAGTCTCCCCTTGATCTCTTTGCTTTGTTCAAACATACATGAAATTGAAGTGATAATTCTAATCTTAGCAGCTTTTAATTTGCTTTCCTCTCTTCTAATTGTCCTCATGTCCTACCTGCTCATCCTCATAACCATTCTCAGAATGAAGTCTGCTGAGGGCAGGCGCATGGCTTTCTCCACCTGTGGATCCCACCTGATGGCACTCATAGTATTCTATGGGACtttgttatatatgtatgtacagcCAAAGTCCAGTCACTCTTTTGACACTGATAAAATGGCTTCCATATTTTACACCCTTGCCATCCCCATGTTGAATCCCTTGATCTACAGCTTGAGAAACAAAGAT TGA
- the LOC114079497 gene encoding olfactory receptor 8K3-like, producing the protein MEKYNLTVVHEFILKGITSCPELQAPLFGLFLIIYVISVLGNLGMIILTKVDQSLQTPMYFFLRHLATTDLGYSTVVGPKMLVCFVVDQNTISYYLCATQLAFFLVFIASELFILSAMAYDRYVAICNPLLYMVIMSQKVCHILVAVPYLYSTFVSLLVTIKIFTLPFCDYNVISHFYCDSLPLLPLVCSSTHEIEVIILILAAFNLLSSLLIVLVSYLLILITILRMNSAEGRRKAFSTCGSHLTVVIVFYGTLLFVYVQPKSSHSFDTDKVASIFYTIIIPMLNPLIYSLRNKDVKYALQRTWKKLCNVFPKNYIQYESYTSGLYGNLCCVSPK; encoded by the coding sequence ATGGAAAAATACAATCTGACAGTGGTGCATGAGTTCATTCTGAAAGGCATCACATCATGCCCTGAGCTGCAGGCTCCATTATTTGGGCTGTTCCTCATCATCTACGTGATCTCAGTGCTGGGCAACTTGGGCATGATCATCCTCACCAAGGTGGACCAGAGCCTGCAAACACCCATGTACTTTTTTCTCAGACACCTGGCTACTACAGATCTTGGTTATTCTACAGTTGTGGGCCCCAAAATGTTGGTATGTTTTGTTGTGGATCAGAATACAATCTCCTATTATTTGTGTGCTACACAGCTGGCTTTCTTTCTTGTGTTCATTGCTTCTGAACTTTTTATTCTATCCGCAATGGcttatgaccgctatgtggccatctgtaaccCTCTCCTCTACATGGTCATCATGTCACAGAAGGTATGTCATATACTAGTAGCAGTTCCCTATCTCTACAGTACATTTGTGTCCCTTCTGGTCACCATAAAGATTTTTACCTTACCCTTCTGTGACTACAATGTTATCAGTCATTTCTACTGTGACAGCCTCCCTTTGTTACCATTGGTTTGCTCAAGTACTCATGAAATTGAAGTGATAATTCTAATCTTAGCAGcttttaatttgctttcttctcttctgATTGTCCTTGTGTCCTACCTGCTCATTCTCATAACCATTCTCAGGATGAACTCTGCTGAGGGCAGGCGTAAGGCTTTTTCTACCTGTGGATCCCACCTGACAGTAGTCATAGTGTTCTATGGGACTTTGCTCTTTGTGTATGTGCAACCTAAGTCTAGTCACTCTTTTGACACTGATAAAGTGGCTTCCATATTTTACACCATAATTATCCCCATGTTAAATCCATTGATCTATAGCTTGAGGAACAAAGATGTAAAATATGCCCTACAGAGGACCTGGAAAAAGTTATGCAATGTTTTTCCTAAAAACTACATACAATATGAGTCATACACATCAGGTTTGTATGGAAACTTGTGCTGTGTTTCTCCAAAATAG